In Sphingomonas sp. R1, a single genomic region encodes these proteins:
- a CDS encoding acetolactate synthase 3 large subunit: protein MTEKSGADILIEALTDLGVEVVFGYPGGAVLPIYDALFKQDRIKHILVRHEQAATHAAEGYARSTGKPGVVLVTSGPGATNAITGITDALMDSIPMVVITGQVPTALIGTDAFQEADTVGITRHCTKHNYLVKRPELLGATVHEAFHIATSGRPGPVVIDIPKDVQVATARYEAPGPIQHKTYRPQTEPEAARIQEAVDMLAAAERPVFYTGGGIINSGPEATRLLRELAALTGAPVTSTLMGLGALPASSDQWLGMLGMHGTYEANMAMNQADLIIAVGARFDDRVTGRLDAFAPNSRKVHIDIDRSSVNKNVRVDLPIIADCARALDAMAASWKSRGHPKPDLGEWWSRIQGWRARRCLDFPEAGETIMPQRAIRALYQATKHRAPIITTEVGQHQMWAAQHFGFEAPNKWLTSGGLGTMGYGLPAAIGAQLGNPGELVIDIAGEASIQMNIQELATATQYRLPVKIFILNNEYMGMVRQWQELTYQSRYSESYSDALPDFVKLAEAYGWKGIRIEKRAELEDGIQAMLDHDGPVLVDCRVAKLANCFPMIPSGAAHTEMLLQASEVSGEMDDEAKALV from the coding sequence GTGACCGAGAAGAGCGGCGCAGACATCCTGATCGAGGCATTGACCGATCTCGGGGTGGAAGTCGTGTTCGGCTATCCCGGCGGTGCCGTGCTTCCGATTTACGACGCCCTGTTCAAGCAGGACCGGATCAAGCACATCCTGGTCCGCCACGAGCAGGCCGCGACGCACGCCGCCGAAGGCTATGCGCGCTCGACGGGCAAGCCCGGCGTCGTCCTGGTCACCTCGGGGCCCGGCGCGACCAATGCGATCACCGGCATCACCGATGCGCTGATGGACTCGATCCCGATGGTCGTCATCACCGGCCAGGTTCCCACCGCGCTGATCGGCACCGACGCCTTCCAGGAGGCGGACACGGTCGGCATCACGCGCCACTGCACCAAGCACAACTATCTGGTGAAGCGGCCCGAGCTGCTGGGCGCGACCGTCCATGAGGCGTTCCACATCGCCACCTCGGGCCGCCCCGGCCCGGTCGTGATCGACATCCCCAAGGACGTCCAGGTCGCCACCGCGCGCTACGAGGCTCCGGGGCCGATCCAGCACAAGACCTATCGGCCGCAGACCGAGCCCGAGGCGGCTAGGATCCAGGAAGCGGTCGACATGCTCGCCGCGGCCGAACGCCCGGTCTTCTACACCGGCGGCGGCATCATCAATTCGGGGCCCGAAGCCACGCGCCTGCTGCGCGAGCTGGCGGCGCTCACCGGCGCGCCGGTCACCTCGACGCTGATGGGCCTGGGCGCCCTGCCCGCCTCGTCGGACCAGTGGCTTGGCATGCTCGGCATGCACGGCACCTATGAAGCCAATATGGCGATGAACCAGGCCGACCTGATCATCGCGGTGGGCGCGCGCTTCGACGATCGCGTCACCGGCCGTCTGGACGCCTTCGCGCCGAACAGCCGGAAGGTGCACATCGACATCGATCGATCGAGCGTGAACAAGAATGTCCGTGTCGATCTGCCGATCATCGCCGATTGCGCCCGTGCGCTCGACGCGATGGCCGCGAGCTGGAAGTCGCGCGGCCATCCCAAGCCCGATCTGGGCGAGTGGTGGAGCCGCATCCAGGGCTGGCGCGCCCGCCGCTGCCTCGATTTCCCGGAAGCCGGCGAGACGATCATGCCGCAGCGGGCAATCCGCGCGCTGTACCAGGCGACCAAGCACCGTGCACCGATCATCACCACGGAGGTCGGCCAGCACCAGATGTGGGCGGCCCAGCATTTCGGCTTCGAGGCGCCGAACAAGTGGCTGACGAGCGGCGGCCTCGGCACGATGGGCTATGGCCTGCCGGCGGCGATCGGCGCACAGCTGGGCAATCCGGGCGAGCTCGTCATCGACATTGCGGGCGAGGCCTCGATCCAGATGAACATCCAGGAGCTGGCGACCGCGACCCAGTATCGCCTGCCGGTGAAGATCTTCATCCTCAACAACGAATATATGGGCATGGTCCGCCAGTGGCAGGAGCTGACCTACCAGTCGCGCTATTCGGAAAGCTATTCGGATGCGCTGCCCGATTTCGTGAAGCTGGCCGAGGCCTATGGCTGGAAGGGCATCCGCATCGAGAAGCGCGCGGAGCTGGAGGACGGCATCCAGGCGATGCTCGACCATGACGGCCCCGTATTGGTCGACTGCCGCGTGGCGAAGCTCGCCAACTGCTTCCCGATGATCCCGAGCGGGGCGGCGCATACCGAGATGCTGCTCCAGGCAAGCGAAGTCTCCGGCGAGATGGACGACGAGGCCAAGGCGCTGGTCTGA
- the miaA gene encoding tRNA (adenosine(37)-N6)-dimethylallyltransferase MiaA — protein sequence MISPGLPRVALIAGPTASGKSALALALAEKHRGTVINADSMQVYADLRILTARPSEEEEARAPHRLFGHIDGAEACSAARWAAEARAAIAEAHAQDRLPILVGGTGLYLRTLIDGIAPIPEIDPGIRADVRTLPVREAHAALTLADPAAAARLNATDTTRVARALEVIRSTGRTLADWQDRREGGIGGSVHLAPLILLPDRDWLGARIDRRFGMMLATAEEEVRALLARTDVPADAPVLRAIGVDEIGRVLTGEWIAETALAAGATATRQYAKRQYTWFRRQPPGGWEVTAETDTYINLSHIERKLFP from the coding sequence ATGATTTCCCCTGGGCTACCGCGCGTCGCGCTCATTGCAGGGCCGACGGCCAGCGGCAAGTCCGCGCTGGCGCTGGCGCTCGCCGAAAAGCATCGCGGCACGGTGATCAACGCGGATTCGATGCAGGTCTATGCCGATCTCCGTATCCTCACCGCCCGCCCCTCGGAGGAAGAGGAAGCCCGCGCACCGCACCGGCTGTTCGGCCATATCGACGGCGCCGAGGCGTGCTCGGCGGCGCGCTGGGCGGCGGAGGCACGTGCCGCAATCGCCGAGGCCCATGCGCAGGATCGCCTGCCGATCCTGGTCGGCGGCACCGGTCTTTACCTCCGCACGCTGATCGACGGCATCGCCCCCATCCCCGAGATCGACCCCGGCATTCGCGCGGACGTGCGCACGCTGCCCGTCCGCGAGGCGCATGCGGCGCTCACCCTCGCCGACCCCGCTGCGGCGGCGCGGCTGAATGCCACAGACACCACGCGCGTCGCCCGCGCCCTCGAGGTGATCCGCTCCACCGGTCGCACCCTTGCTGATTGGCAGGACCGGCGCGAGGGCGGCATCGGCGGCAGCGTGCACCTCGCGCCGCTGATCCTGCTGCCCGATCGGGACTGGCTGGGCGCGCGTATTGACCGGCGCTTCGGCATGATGCTGGCGACCGCCGAGGAGGAGGTCCGCGCCCTTCTTGCGCGCACCGACGTACCCGCCGATGCGCCGGTGCTGCGTGCGATCGGCGTCGACGAGATCGGCAGGGTCCTGACCGGGGAATGGATTGCCGAGACGGCGCTGGCGGCAGGCGCTACCGCTACCCGCCAATACGCCAAGCGACAGTACACCTGGTTCCGCCGCCAGCCTCCAGGGGGATGGGAGGTGACGGCGGAGACAGATACATACATAAACTTGAGCCATATTGAAAGGAAATTATTTCCTTAG
- the serB gene encoding phosphoserine phosphatase SerB, producing the protein MFIATLIAEGLTSGQVDAAADRLSGAGCSPGTWRWLDESIAADLPFATDPGAARVALEGAIQGADVIVQVEAHREKKLLVADMDSTMITVECIDELADYAGIKPQIAEVTERAMRGELDFAEALDARVALLKGLPETAIDQCLEERVRLMPGAEALVQTMRARGAHTILVSGGFTRFAEPVGTRIGFERRIANVLEIEDGRLTGTVTKPIVDSSTKETTLLGAIAELGLAPEQTMAVGDGANDLAMIRKAGLGVAYHAKPIVAAAAGARIDHGDLTALLYAQGIARAEWVTA; encoded by the coding sequence ATGTTCATTGCGACGCTGATAGCAGAAGGTCTCACGTCAGGGCAGGTCGACGCGGCTGCCGATCGCCTTTCGGGCGCTGGTTGTTCGCCGGGCACATGGCGCTGGCTCGACGAAAGCATTGCTGCCGACCTGCCCTTCGCGACGGATCCCGGTGCCGCGCGCGTCGCGCTTGAGGGTGCCATTCAAGGCGCCGACGTGATCGTGCAGGTGGAGGCGCATCGCGAAAAGAAGCTCCTCGTCGCCGACATGGATTCGACCATGATCACCGTCGAGTGCATCGACGAACTGGCCGATTATGCCGGGATCAAGCCGCAGATCGCCGAGGTGACCGAGCGGGCGATGCGCGGCGAACTGGACTTCGCCGAGGCGCTCGATGCCCGCGTGGCGCTGCTCAAGGGCCTGCCCGAGACCGCGATCGACCAGTGCCTCGAAGAACGCGTGCGGCTGATGCCGGGCGCCGAGGCGCTGGTGCAGACGATGCGGGCGCGCGGGGCGCATACCATCCTCGTCTCCGGCGGCTTCACCCGCTTCGCCGAGCCGGTCGGCACGCGGATCGGCTTCGAGCGCCGCATCGCCAACGTGCTGGAGATCGAGGACGGCAGGCTCACCGGTACCGTCACCAAGCCGATCGTCGACAGCAGCACCAAGGAGACCACCCTGCTCGGCGCGATCGCCGAACTGGGCCTTGCGCCCGAACAGACCATGGCGGTGGGCGACGGCGCCAACGACCTGGCGATGATCCGCAAGGCGGGGCTTGGCGTCGCCTATCACGCCAAGCCGATCGTCGCGGCCGCGGCCGGCGCGCGGATCGACCATGGCGACCTCACGGCGCTGCTCTATGCCCAGGGCATCGCACGCGCCGAGTGGGTCACCGCCTGA
- a CDS encoding MipA/OmpV family protein, which yields MMQRVALAAGALLAFALPAHAQSGDDADGARRYRIAIGAQAVPSYPGADHNAVRPLFDFATARGDAQFEYEAADESPNITLYDRDGLEAGIAIGLQSARTRKRAGADLTKIGFTVEPGVFAGYYLLPQVRAYGELRKGVNGHEGVVSMLALDYVQRDGDRWLVAVGPRVNLSDARYRRAYFGVTQRDATAAGLPVYRVGDNVVHSVGLAATGIRQLTTRWGLYGYLGYDRLTGDAARSPITRRLGSKNQFSGGLALSYTFGRGVR from the coding sequence ATGATGCAACGCGTAGCTCTAGCGGCGGGCGCCCTGCTCGCTTTCGCCCTGCCCGCTCATGCACAATCGGGCGACGATGCGGACGGCGCACGCCGGTACCGGATCGCCATCGGGGCGCAGGCGGTCCCCAGCTACCCCGGCGCCGATCACAATGCCGTCCGACCGCTGTTCGATTTTGCCACTGCGCGCGGGGACGCCCAGTTCGAATATGAAGCGGCCGACGAGAGCCCCAACATCACGCTCTACGATCGCGACGGTCTCGAGGCCGGTATCGCCATCGGCCTGCAGAGCGCCCGTACCCGCAAGCGCGCCGGTGCAGACCTCACCAAGATCGGCTTCACGGTGGAGCCGGGCGTGTTCGCCGGCTATTATCTGCTGCCGCAGGTCCGCGCCTATGGCGAGTTGCGCAAGGGCGTGAACGGCCATGAGGGCGTGGTGAGCATGCTGGCGCTCGACTATGTCCAGCGCGACGGCGATCGCTGGCTGGTCGCGGTCGGCCCGCGGGTAAACCTGTCCGATGCCCGCTATCGCCGCGCCTATTTCGGCGTCACCCAGCGCGATGCGACGGCGGCTGGTCTGCCCGTCTATCGGGTGGGGGATAACGTCGTACACAGCGTCGGTCTCGCCGCCACGGGCATTCGGCAGCTGACGACGCGCTGGGGCCTCTATGGCTATCTCGGCTATGATCGGCTGACGGGCGACGCCGCGCGATCGCCGATCACCCGGCGCCTAGGCTCGAAGAACCAGTTCTCCGGCGGCCTTGCGCTCAGCTACACCTTCGGCCGCGGCGTTCGCTAG
- a CDS encoding SPOR domain-containing protein has product MRISAALLFFALLGTSSLGLAQDAAVKAGVEAYNRQDFAAAMQHWRAAAAKGDPDAQYNLGQIYKLGRGVPVDLAAAEQWYRLAAAQGHELAEANYGMVLFENGKREAAVPWLERAVVHREPRAQYLLGVMLFNGDGVAKNWVRAYALMLRAAAGGLDAAARTLEQMDQYIPIADRQAGKALADRYATDERATAPAAGAPARAPALSADTSVAAAPPRAPRATRTAAGTPRAPAPVAATGPWRVQLGAFATPGNAEKLWGQVRPRFPGRQPFYPKSGTLTRLLVGPFATRAEAEKACGALAPCMAVQR; this is encoded by the coding sequence ATGCGCATCTCTGCTGCCCTGCTCTTCTTTGCGTTGCTTGGCACGTCCAGTCTCGGGCTGGCACAGGATGCAGCCGTCAAGGCCGGGGTCGAGGCCTATAATCGGCAGGACTTTGCCGCCGCGATGCAGCACTGGCGCGCCGCCGCCGCCAAGGGCGATCCGGACGCGCAATATAATCTGGGGCAGATCTACAAGCTGGGCCGCGGTGTACCGGTGGATCTTGCCGCAGCCGAGCAATGGTATCGCCTAGCGGCCGCGCAGGGACATGAACTGGCCGAGGCGAACTACGGCATGGTCCTGTTCGAGAACGGCAAGCGTGAGGCCGCAGTGCCGTGGCTGGAGCGCGCCGTGGTGCATCGCGAGCCGCGCGCGCAATATCTGCTGGGGGTGATGCTGTTCAACGGCGACGGCGTCGCCAAGAACTGGGTGCGTGCCTATGCGCTCATGCTGCGCGCCGCCGCCGGCGGTCTGGACGCCGCGGCCAGGACTCTGGAGCAAATGGACCAGTATATTCCGATCGCCGACCGGCAGGCGGGCAAGGCGCTTGCCGATCGCTATGCGACGGACGAGCGCGCCACCGCGCCCGCAGCGGGTGCGCCGGCGCGGGCCCCGGCCCTCAGTGCCGATACCAGCGTCGCCGCCGCGCCGCCCCGCGCGCCCCGCGCCACGCGCACGGCGGCGGGCACGCCGCGGGCACCGGCGCCGGTTGCAGCTACGGGCCCGTGGCGCGTGCAGCTTGGCGCCTTCGCCACGCCGGGCAATGCCGAGAAGCTGTGGGGGCAGGTGCGCCCCCGCTTCCCCGGCCGCCAGCCCTTCTACCCCAAGTCGGGTACGCTCACCCGATTGCTGGTCGGGCCCTTTGCCACCCGGGCGGAGGCCGAAAAAGCCTGTGGCGCCCTCGCGCCCTGCATGGCAGTGCAGCGATAG
- a CDS encoding ParA family protein, which produces MRVLALASQKGGSGKTTLSGHLAVQAQISGAGPVAMIDLDPQGSLTDWWNEREADLPALAQTSIARLAADIELLRQQGFKLAVIDTPPAITQAILTVIQVAELIVIPTRPSPHDLRAVGATVELCERAHKPLLFVVNAATQNARITAEAALALSQHGTVAPMMLHHRTDFAASMIDGRTVMEVDAGSKSAAEVASLWGYVSDRLEKNFRRTVFAVPTAATPAAAGRPAGGFGRRVAR; this is translated from the coding sequence ATGCGCGTCCTGGCGCTGGCTTCGCAAAAAGGTGGATCGGGCAAGACAACCTTGTCCGGCCATCTGGCGGTGCAGGCGCAGATCAGCGGTGCCGGTCCGGTGGCGATGATCGACCTCGATCCGCAGGGCTCGCTTACCGATTGGTGGAACGAGCGCGAGGCGGATCTGCCCGCGCTTGCGCAGACCAGCATCGCGCGGCTCGCCGCGGATATCGAGCTGCTTCGCCAGCAGGGCTTCAAGCTCGCGGTGATCGATACGCCGCCCGCCATCACCCAGGCGATCCTCACCGTCATCCAGGTGGCCGAACTCATCGTGATCCCGACGCGCCCGAGCCCGCATGATTTGCGGGCCGTGGGGGCAACCGTCGAGCTGTGCGAGCGTGCCCACAAGCCGCTGCTGTTTGTGGTCAACGCCGCCACCCAGAATGCGCGGATTACCGCCGAGGCGGCACTGGCGCTCTCGCAGCACGGTACGGTCGCCCCGATGATGCTTCATCATCGCACCGATTTCGCCGCGTCGATGATCGACGGGCGAACGGTGATGGAGGTCGACGCCGGCAGCAAGTCGGCGGCCGAGGTGGCGAGCCTGTGGGGTTATGTCTCGGACCGCCTCGAGAAGAATTTCCGCCGCACCGTGTTTGCGGTGCCGACGGCGGCGACGCCCGCTGCCGCCGGGCGTCCGGCGGGTGGGTTCGGGCGACGGGTGGCGCGCTGA
- a CDS encoding SPOR domain-containing protein, producing MKSRTMVSIGAALLALGGAAATGVAVQGAAFATAAPNAKKAAQEARAAQKALAARKAVPAVGHAEQAVANDPQRGEYRALLGQAYLLSGRFTAATQALRDALVLDPGNGRVALNLALASIGSGDWAGARTLLQQHAAQIPATDRGLATALAGDPGGAVEILAPAVRMPDATARTRQNLALALALSGRWGEAKAVAAMDVAADELNARMLQWANFARPANAYDQVAALLNVRAVQDSGQPAALALAGAPAQVAMSVEAEAEPAVPPAPEVTPAPVLVPEPLPSVRPGPAVRPVPVRVAASKPIKPAIGKIAPARLASGPYVVQLGAFANAGAAREAWQKLNGRVAALGGLKPQGSAAPGAASASYRLSVGGFARPDADALCRTVKTGGGTCFVRLAAGDAVASWYKPAARIGIAAR from the coding sequence ATGAAGTCCCGTACCATGGTTTCGATCGGTGCCGCCCTGCTGGCGCTGGGGGGTGCCGCCGCTACGGGTGTGGCCGTACAGGGCGCCGCCTTCGCCACCGCCGCGCCTAACGCCAAGAAGGCCGCGCAGGAAGCCCGCGCCGCGCAGAAGGCGCTGGCTGCGCGCAAGGCAGTGCCGGCCGTCGGGCATGCCGAGCAGGCGGTGGCCAATGATCCGCAGCGGGGGGAGTATCGCGCGCTGCTGGGCCAGGCCTATCTGCTCTCCGGGCGCTTTACCGCGGCCACCCAGGCGCTGCGCGACGCGCTCGTGCTGGATCCGGGCAACGGCCGCGTCGCGCTGAACCTTGCGCTCGCCAGCATCGGCAGCGGCGACTGGGCAGGCGCGCGCACGCTTTTGCAGCAACACGCCGCGCAGATCCCGGCGACCGACCGGGGGCTCGCGACGGCGCTCGCCGGCGACCCCGGCGGCGCGGTGGAGATCCTCGCGCCGGCGGTGCGCATGCCCGACGCGACGGCGCGGACGCGGCAGAACCTCGCGCTTGCCCTGGCGCTGTCGGGCCGCTGGGGCGAGGCCAAGGCGGTCGCTGCGATGGATGTCGCGGCGGACGAGCTGAATGCGCGCATGCTGCAATGGGCTAATTTCGCGCGGCCTGCCAATGCCTATGACCAGGTGGCGGCACTGCTCAATGTGCGCGCGGTGCAGGATTCCGGGCAACCGGCAGCGCTGGCGCTGGCTGGCGCGCCCGCACAGGTCGCGATGTCCGTAGAAGCCGAGGCGGAGCCCGCGGTGCCCCCGGCGCCGGAGGTGACACCGGCGCCCGTCCTCGTGCCCGAACCGCTGCCCTCCGTCCGGCCCGGCCCCGCGGTGCGGCCGGTGCCGGTACGCGTGGCAGCTTCGAAGCCGATTAAGCCCGCAATCGGAAAGATCGCACCGGCGCGACTGGCCAGCGGCCCCTATGTCGTCCAGCTCGGCGCCTTCGCCAATGCCGGCGCCGCGCGGGAAGCCTGGCAGAAGCTCAACGGCCGCGTGGCCGCACTGGGTGGGTTGAAGCCCCAGGGGTCTGCCGCTCCCGGCGCCGCGTCGGCGAGCTATCGCCTCTCGGTCGGCGGGTTCGCGCGACCTGACGCCGATGCCTTGTGCCGCACGGTGAAAACCGGCGGAGGTACCTGCTTCGTGCGGCTGGCGGCGGGCGATGCGGTGGCGAGCTGGTACAAGCCTGCCGCCCGCATCGGCATCGCCGCGCGCTGA
- a CDS encoding dihydroorotase — MSSILFRNAQLVCPKGGVTQGDLLVQGDTIAAIGQVDAPADAEIVDVTGKLLAPALIDLGVFAVDKGACRFGGIARVGLMPDQSPVLDDPGIVRRAAVSGKPQLWVHPLAAATRGLAGVDLAEIAINASAGARAIATGRRWIANAGTMRKALLYARDLNLTVVAHAEDGGLADGAVATAGETAARLGLPSAPAIAEALAIARDLMLAEETGAKLHFRQVTTAAGFDLIRAAKRRGVHVTCGITPAHLLLSDIAISDFRTFARLSPPLRDESDRQAALAAVADGTIDVIASGHDPRGPEAKRLPFADAEPGMAGAETLLALSLTLVRDDKLSLDRLFALLAANPAKILGLESGALTPGLPADLIVLDPETPWVIDARKMNARAGNTPFDRLPTQGRVLQLYKGGALV; from the coding sequence ATGAGCAGCATCCTCTTCCGCAACGCGCAATTGGTCTGTCCCAAGGGCGGGGTCACGCAGGGCGATCTGCTCGTCCAGGGCGACACCATCGCCGCGATCGGGCAGGTCGATGCGCCCGCCGATGCCGAAATCGTCGATGTCACCGGCAAGCTACTTGCGCCGGCGCTGATCGACCTGGGCGTATTCGCCGTCGACAAGGGCGCCTGCCGCTTTGGCGGGATCGCGCGCGTCGGGCTGATGCCCGATCAGTCACCTGTGCTCGACGATCCGGGCATCGTCCGCCGCGCGGCCGTGTCGGGCAAGCCGCAGCTGTGGGTGCACCCCCTCGCCGCCGCGACGCGCGGGCTCGCCGGCGTCGACCTGGCCGAGATCGCGATCAACGCCTCGGCCGGTGCGCGCGCCATCGCCACCGGGCGGCGCTGGATCGCCAATGCCGGCACGATGCGCAAGGCATTGCTGTACGCGCGCGACCTGAACCTCACCGTCGTCGCCCATGCCGAGGATGGCGGGCTGGCGGACGGCGCCGTGGCGACCGCGGGCGAAACCGCCGCACGCCTCGGCCTGCCGAGCGCCCCCGCGATCGCCGAAGCGCTCGCCATTGCCCGCGACCTGATGCTGGCCGAGGAAACCGGCGCGAAGCTGCATTTCCGCCAGGTGACGACGGCGGCTGGCTTCGACCTAATTCGCGCGGCCAAGCGCCGCGGCGTGCATGTGACGTGCGGCATCACCCCGGCGCATCTGCTGCTGTCGGATATCGCGATCAGCGACTTCCGCACCTTCGCACGCCTATCGCCCCCCTTGCGCGACGAAAGCGATCGCCAGGCGGCGCTTGCCGCGGTGGCCGACGGCACGATCGACGTGATCGCCTCCGGCCATGATCCGCGCGGCCCCGAGGCCAAGCGCCTTCCCTTTGCCGATGCCGAGCCCGGCATGGCGGGGGCCGAGACGCTGCTCGCCCTCTCGCTCACGCTGGTGCGCGACGACAAGTTGAGCCTCGACCGGCTGTTCGCGCTGCTCGCCGCCAACCCGGCGAAGATCCTCGGGCTGGAGAGCGGTGCTCTTACGCCCGGCCTGCCGGCCGACCTGATCGTGCTCGATCCGGAAACGCCCTGGGTGATCGACGCGCGCAAGATGAACGCGCGCGCCGGCAACACGCCCTTCGATCGCCTGCCCACCCAGGGCCGGGTGCTGCAGCTCTACAAGGGCGGCGCGCTGGTCTGA
- a CDS encoding aspartate carbamoyltransferase catalytic subunit produces the protein MQTSDHRPGAQIQGSAVFPHRHLTGISGLQPHEIMFLLDEAEQWVEANRSRAKSDKRLEGLTQINAFFENSTRTLLSFEIAGKRLGADVVNMHAAQSSVKKGETLIDTAVTLNAMRADVIVIRHASSGAVRLIADKVDCPVLNAGDGWHEHPTQALLDALTIRRRRGQVAGQRVVICGDILHSRVARSNILALTALAAEVRVVAPSTLMPPAMDRMFVTPFTDFDAALEGADVVMMLRVQNERMDGGYIPSTREFHMRYGLTPERLARAKPDALVMHPGPMNRGVEIDSIVADHPERSAITEQVEMGVAVRMACLDVLTRRSRGVEGWA, from the coding sequence ATGCAGACCTCCGATCATCGCCCCGGTGCCCAGATACAGGGCAGCGCCGTTTTCCCGCACCGGCACCTCACCGGCATTTCGGGACTCCAGCCCCACGAGATCATGTTCCTGCTCGACGAGGCGGAACAATGGGTGGAGGCCAATCGCAGCCGCGCCAAGAGCGACAAGCGCCTGGAAGGCCTCACCCAGATCAACGCCTTCTTCGAGAATTCGACGCGCACGCTTCTGTCGTTCGAGATCGCGGGCAAGCGCCTCGGCGCCGACGTCGTCAACATGCATGCCGCGCAGAGCAGCGTGAAGAAGGGCGAGACGCTGATCGACACCGCCGTCACCCTGAACGCGATGCGCGCCGACGTGATCGTCATCCGCCATGCCAGCTCGGGTGCGGTGCGACTGATCGCCGACAAGGTCGACTGCCCGGTACTCAACGCCGGCGACGGCTGGCACGAGCACCCGACGCAGGCGCTGCTCGACGCACTCACCATCCGGAGACGTCGGGGCCAGGTAGCAGGTCAACGGGTGGTGATTTGTGGCGACATCCTGCACAGCCGCGTCGCCCGCTCGAACATCCTCGCTCTCACCGCGCTTGCCGCCGAGGTGCGCGTGGTCGCGCCCTCGACGCTGATGCCGCCCGCGATGGACCGGATGTTCGTCACCCCCTTCACCGATTTCGACGCCGCGCTGGAAGGCGCCGACGTGGTGATGATGCTCCGCGTCCAGAACGAGCGGATGGACGGCGGCTACATTCCTTCCACTCGCGAGTTTCACATGCGCTACGGCCTCACCCCAGAACGCCTCGCTCGGGCCAAGCCCGATGCGCTGGTGATGCACCCGGGCCCGATGAACCGCGGCGTCGAGATCGACTCGATCGTCGCCGATCATCCCGAGCGCAGCGCGATCACCGAGCAGGTGGAGATGGGCGTGGCGGTGCGCATGGCATGCCTGGATGTGCTCACCCGACGATCGCGCGGCGTGGAGGGCTGGGCATGA
- the ruvX gene encoding Holliday junction resolvase RuvX, producing the protein MITTAPSDFRAALPQGGRLIGLDVGTKTIGTALCDAGWSFASPAQLIRRSKFTKDKAALAELITAQQVIGMVIGLPLNLDGTDSPRTQSTRAFARNLEDMGLPILMWDERWSTVAVERTLIEQDASRAKRAELIDKMAAAYILQGAIDGLVNV; encoded by the coding sequence GTGATCACAACTGCCCCCAGCGACTTCCGCGCCGCCCTGCCCCAGGGCGGCCGCCTGATCGGCCTCGACGTCGGCACCAAGACGATCGGCACCGCGCTGTGCGATGCCGGCTGGAGCTTTGCGAGCCCCGCCCAGCTGATCCGCCGCTCCAAGTTCACCAAGGACAAGGCGGCGCTGGCCGAACTGATCACGGCGCAGCAGGTGATCGGCATGGTGATCGGCCTGCCGCTCAACCTCGACGGCACCGACAGCCCGCGCACCCAGTCGACTCGTGCCTTCGCTCGCAATCTCGAGGACATGGGGCTGCCGATCCTGATGTGGGACGAGCGCTGGTCGACGGTCGCGGTGGAGCGCACGCTGATCGAACAGGACGCCAGCCGCGCCAAGCGTGCCGAGCTGATCGACAAGATGGCTGCCGCCTATATCCTGCAAGGCGCGATCGACGGGCTGGTGAACGTCTGA
- a CDS encoding Lrp/AsnC family transcriptional regulator encodes MTDLDPYERKILREVQQDANLTTAELAERIGLSPSPCWRRVDRLEREGVIRKRVALVDRRKVGLNAHIFAQVKLNAHGRANLDEFSAAIRGFPEVLDAYVLMGTVDFMLRIVAEDIDAYERFFFEKLSKLPGIQEINSVVALSEIKSTTELPI; translated from the coding sequence ATGACCGATCTAGATCCCTATGAGCGTAAAATTCTCCGCGAGGTTCAGCAGGACGCGAACCTGACCACCGCCGAGCTCGCGGAGCGGATCGGCCTTTCCCCCTCACCCTGCTGGCGCCGGGTCGACCGGCTCGAGCGCGAGGGCGTGATCCGCAAGCGAGTCGCCCTTGTCGATCGGCGCAAGGTGGGGCTCAACGCGCACATCTTCGCGCAGGTGAAGCTGAACGCGCATGGCCGCGCCAATCTCGACGAGTTCAGCGCGGCGATCCGCGGCTTTCCCGAGGTGCTCGACGCCTATGTCCTGATGGGCACGGTCGACTTCATGCTCCGCATCGTGGCGGAAGACATCGACGCCTATGAGCGCTTCTTCTTCGAAAAGCTGAGCAAACTGCCCGGCATCCAGGAAATCAACTCGGTCGTCGCGCTGTCCGAAATCAAGTCGACCACCGAATTGCCGATCTGA